The Actinomadura graeca nucleotide sequence TACAGAGGGCTGCGATACCGTGAGGTGGAGCGAATCCCTTAAAGCCGGTCTCAGTTCGGATCGAAGTCTGCAACTCGACTTCGTGAAGTCGGAGTCGCTAGTAATCGCAGATCAGCAACGCTGCGGTGAATACGTTCCCGGGCCTTGTACACACCGCCCGTCACGTCACGAAAGTCGGCAACACCCGAAGCCCGTGGCCCAACCCTTGTGGGGGGAGCGGTCGAAGGTGGGGCCGGCGATTGGGACGAAGTCGTAACAAGGTAGCCGTACCGGAAGGTGCGGCTGGATCACCTCCTTTCTAAGGAGCACAATCGGTTCAGGCCCGGCCCCGGTGACGGGGTGTTCCTGGATCGGTGGCCGCTGTTGACGGCGCATGTCCGTCAGGTGGCTGCTCATAGATGTGGAGCACTGGCTATTCAGTCTGCGGGCCGTGCGGCCCGGTCAGTACCGCCGTGTGGGGGAGTGATCCTTCATGTGGAGTGGGAGCACCGGAGCTGGGCGTCTTGGGGGCTGGGCACGCTGTTGGGTCCTGAGGGAACGGGCGTTCGCGCCTGGGTGCCTCTGGATCGCGGGACCACGTTCACTCCGTCTCTGTGGCGGGTGTGGCGTGGTGGGCCCGGTTGTTTTTTGAGAACTGCACAGTGGACGCGAGCATCTCTGGTAGATGACGAGATCTCTGGCCTTTTTCTTCTGGTTTCGGCTGGGAGGGGGCTGGGGTTTTGTTGTTTATCTGCGATTTGTTTTGATCGTTTTGTGTGTTCAAGTTTTTTAGGGCATACGGTGGATGCCTTGGCATCAGGAGCCGATGAAGGACGTGGGAGCCTGCGATATGCCTCGGGGAGTCGGCAACCAGACTGTGATCCGGGGATTTCCGAATGGGGAAACCTGGCACCCGTCATGGGGTGTCGCCGCCGCCTGAATGTATAGGGCGGCTGGTGGGAACGCGGGGAAGTGAAACATCTCAGTACCCGCAGGAAGAGAAAACAATTGTGATTCCGTGAGTAGTGGTGAGCGAAAGCGGAGGAGCCTAAACCGTGCGCGTGTGATAACCGGCAGGTGTTGCGTGTGCGGGGTTGTGGGACCATCCGGTCAGTGCTGCCGCGCTGGCAAAGAGTTACAAAACATCGTGATAGTCGAACGGCATGGGAAGGCCGGCCATAGACGGTGAGAGTCCGGTAGGCGAAATCATGATGTCTCTTGGGTGTGTTCCCGAGTAGCACGGGGCCCGTGAAATCCCGTGTGAATCTGCCACGACCACGTGGTAAGGCTGAATACTTCCTGATGACCGATAGCGGACCAGTACCGTGAGGGAAAGGTGAAAAGTGCCCCGGTGAGGGGTCGTGAAATAGTACCTGAAACCGTGTGCCTACAAGCCGTCAGAGCGTCCTCAATGTCCCGCTTGCCGGGGTGTTGTTCGTGATGGCGTGCCTTTTGAAGAATGAGCCTGCGAGTTATGGTGTGTGGCGAGGTTAACCGGTGGCGGGTAGCCGTAGCGAAAGCGAGTCTGAAGAGGGCGTTTTTAGTCGCATGCTGTAGACCCGAAGCGGGGTGATCTAGCCATGGGCAGGGTGAAGCGCCGGTAAGACGGTGTGGAGGCCCGAACCCACCAGGGTTGAAAACCTGGGGGATGACCTGTGGTTAGGGGTGAAAGGCCAATCAAACTCCGTGATAGCTGGTTCTCCCCGAAATGCATTTAGGTGCAGCGTTGCGTGTTTCTTGCCGGAGGTAGAGCTACTGGATGGCTGAGGGGCCCTACAAGGTTACTGACGTCAGCCAAACTCCGAATGCCGGTAAGTGAGAGCGTGGCAGTGAGACTGCGGGGGATAAGCTTCGTAGTCGAGAGGGAAACAGCCCAGATCATCGGTTAAGGCCCCTAAGCGTGTGCTAAGTGGGAAAGGATGTGGAGTTGCCGTGACAACCAGGAGGTTGGCTTAGAAGCAGCCATCCTTGAAAGAGTGCGTAATAGCTCACTGGTCAAGTGATTCCGCGCCGACAATGTAGCGGGGCTCAAGCACACCGCCGAAGCCGTGGCACTGCATCCCTGTGTGGGGTGTGGTGGGTAGGGGAGCGTCCTGCAGCCGGTGAAGCCGCCGGGTGACCGAGTGGTGGAGGCTGCGGGAGTGAGAATGCAGGCATGAGTAGCGAATCACACGTGGGAAACGTGTGCGCCGGATGACCAAGGGTTCCTGGGGCAGGCTAATCCGCCCAGGGTAAGTCGGGACCTAAGGCGAGGCCGACAGGCGTAGTCGATGGACAACGGGTTGATATTCCCGTACCCGCTGGTATGCGCCAACGCCGAACCCTCTGATGCTAACCACCCGAACCGTTGCCGGGGCCTTCGGGCCTGGGTGGTGGGGAGCGTGGGGCCCGAGGGGGTAGTAGGTGAGTGATGGGGTGACGCAGGAGGGTAGCTCAGCCCAGGCGATGGTTGTCCTGGGGTAAGCATGTAGCCCGGTGTGCAGGTAAATCCGCGCGCCATACAAGGGTGAGATGTGATGCCGAGCCGTTTTAGGTGAAGTGAGTGATCCCATGCTGCCGAGAAAAGCCTCTAGCGAGTGTACCGGCGGCCCGTACCCTAAACCGACTCAGGTGGTCAGGTAGAGAATACCAAGGCGATCGGGTGAACTGTGGTTAAGGAACTCGGCAAATTGCCCCCGTAACTTTGGGAGAAGGGGGACCTGGCCTGGTGAGGGGATTTACTTCCTGAGCTGGGCGGGGTCGCAGAGGCCAGGGGGAAGCGACTGTTTACTAAAAACACAGGTCCGTGCGAAGTCGTAAGACGCTGTATACGGACTGACGCCTGCCCGGTGCCGGAACGTTAAGAGGACCGGTGAGACCCCTTTTTGGGGGTCGAGGCTGAGAATCTAAGCGCCGGTAAACGGCGGTGGTAACTATAACCATCCTAAGGTAGCGAAATTCCTTGTCGGGTAAGTTCCGACCTGCACGAATGGCGTAACGACTTCCCCGCTGTCTCAACCACAGGCCCGGCGAAATTGCAGTACGAGTAAAGATGCTCGTTTCGCGCAGCAGGACGGAAAGACCCCGGGACCTTCACTATAGCTTGGCATTGGCGCCTGAAGCGTCTTGTGTAGGATAGGTGGGAGACTGTGAAGCCCAGACGCCAGTTTGGGTGGAGTCGCTGGTGAAATACCACTCTGGTCGTTTTGAGCGTCTAACCCGCACCCGTGGATCCGGGTGGGGGACAGTGCCTGGTGGGTAGTTTAACTGGGGCGGTTGCCTCCTAAAGTGTAACGGAGGCGCCCAAAGGTTCCCTCAGCCTGGTTGGCAATCAGGTGGCGAGTGCAAGGGCACAAGGGAGCTTGACTGTGAGACGGACGTGTCGAGCAGGTGCGAAAGCAGGGCCTAGTGATCCGGCACCGACGTGTGGAAGTGGTGTCGCTCAACGGCTAAAAGGTACCCCGGGGATAACAGGCTGATCTTCCCCAAGAGTCCATATCGACGGGATGGTTTGGCACCTCGATGTCGGCTCGTCGCATCCTGGGGCTGGAGTAGGTCCCAAGGGTTGGGCTGTTCGCCCATTAAAGCGGCACGCGAGCTGGGTTTAGAACGTCGCGAGACAGTTCGGTCCCTATCCGCTGCGCGCGCAGGAGAATTGAGAGGGTCTGTCCCTAGTACGAGAGGACCGGGACGGACGAACCTCTGGTGTGCCAGTTGTCCCGCCAGGGGCACGGCTGGTTGGCTACGTTCGGCAGGGATAACCGCTGAAAGCATCTAAGCGGGAAGCCTTCCTCGAGATGAGTTCTCCCTCCCGCTTTCGGGTGGGGTAAGGCTCCCGGTAGACGACCGGGTTGATAGGCCGGAGATGGAAGCGCGGTAACGTGTGGAGTCGACCGGTACTAATAGGCCGAGTGGCTTGAACACACTTGACGTTCAATCCAAATCACACACCACACGTTCGTGTGGTGGGTCTGCGTGTTCGCGTCCCTGTGTGGTTCCCGGAAAACAAACGGGAACCCCGCGTGCTTGTTGTGCACGTGTTTGATAAGTGAATGGTTTGTCCGAGCCTGGTCTCGGACGCCTCTGGAGTTTGCCTGCCCCGGTGTGTGTGGGGTGGTGCGTTGGGCGTTCGGTGGTTATGGCGAGGGGGAAACACCCGGTCCTATCCCGAACCCGGAAGTTAAGCCTCTCAGCGCCGATGGTACTGCACGGGAGACTGTGTGGGAGAGTAGGACACCGCCGGACATTTTTTGCAGGAAGGGCCCCGCCGTACGGCGGGGCCCTTTCTCATTTGTCGGGTAGGGGACTGCCGCCGCGGGCGAAGGCGTCCCAGAGAAGGGCCGCCGGCTCCGCCGTCCTGAAGAGCGACTCGATCCGGTCGCGGTCGCCGTCGAGGTGAGTGATGGTCTGGAGGCCGAGGAACATGGCGACGGCCATCATGCCCAGTTCTCTGGACGGGACGAGGCTCTCCAGCGCGGTGCCCTGTACGAGTCGGCGGATCGCGGCGGCGGCGAAATCTGCCCAGGGTTCCACATGTGCGAGGAGTTCCGCGCGGAGGCGTGGCGAGGTGGACGAGGCGGCGAAGAGTTCCTGTACCGCGTCGATATGTCCCTGGTCCTGCATGTCCTCCGCGTAGAGATCACGGAGGCGGGACAGTAGTTCCGTCGCGTCGGTACAGGACCCGAGGGCTTCCTCGTAGCAGGCCATTCGTGCCTGGCTGGTGTGGCGGAGTGCGGCGAGGAGGAGATCCTCCAGGTCGTCGAAATGGTAGTAGATGACGCCTGGTGCGAAGCCGCCCGTCCGGGCGATCGACCGCGCGGTCGTCCCGCCGTAGCCCTCGACGGCGAGCGTCCGGATGGCCGCTTCGAGGAGACGTCTCCTGGCTTCCGCGCGTGGCGCCATCGAAGATCAGATCACTCTCCAGGGGCGGACTCCCGCCTCGGCGAGCACCGGGTCCAGGCGGCGGGCGAGACTGGCGAGGTGGTGGCTCGGCACCTGGGGATAGAGGTGGTGTTCCAAGTGGTACGTCAGCTCCAGGAACAGCGCGGGGACGACGCGGCCGCGCAGCGTGCGGGTTTGGGTGAGCGGTGTGTCCCCGTAGTGGCGATGCGGCAGGTGGACGGTCAGCAGCGGATACACCCAGCTTCCCACGATCATCATCGTCGCGTACACGAGAAGGCCACGCCAGAACAGCACGCCGGCCCCGACCACCGCCAGCGGGAACGCCGCCTCGGCGAGCAGCCACAGGCGCTGTCGGACGTCGGCGCGGCGGTACGCCCAGATCCAGAGTCGGATGAGGAACACGGGGCCGTAGAAGATCGCGCCGAGTGCGGTGAGGTCGGCTGGATAGCCCTCGGGGTCGTCGTCGCTGGGGAATGTCCGGTGGTGTTGCAGGTGGGTGGCGCGGTAGGCGTGCCCGCTTTCGAGGAGCACGGCGCCCAGCAGGAACAGCGCCCATTCGGTCGCGGGACGGCCGAGACCGAGCGCGCGGTGGACGACGTCGTGCGTCGCGGTGACCACGGTGATGAAGATCCCGAAGGCGATCGGCGGGGTGAGCCACCACCAGCCGGCCAGGGCCGCCGCGGTGAACAGCGCGACGCCCGCGTAGGGGAGTGACAGGGTGAGGAAGCGGCGCTTGCGGGTGGTGACCAGCAGGTCGGCGCCCAGCTCGGACAGTTTGGGGATCATCGGCGTGCCGCCGTCCGGCGGGCGGCGGTGAGCACTTCGTCCGCGACGATCCTGCTGCCGAGCGCGCAGGCGACCGTGCCGAGGCCCGGCCAGGTCGAGTCGCCGACGAGCCACAGGCCCGGGACGCCCAGCGAATGCGGGACGGCGTTCTGGTTGGCGTTGCCGGGGGTCTGGTGCGCCCCGCCGACGGCGCCACGCGGCCGGAACGCGAACCGCTCGTACGAGCGGGGCGTTCCCACGTCCCAGACCCGCGCGTGCTCCCCGAGGGACGGGTGGACGCGGCGGGCCAGCCCGACGAGCCTCTCCCCGATCTCCCGCTTGCGGGTCTCGTACTCGGCGCCGGAGAGGCCCTGCCAGCCGGGGAGGCCGGTATGGGTGGAGATCATCACGGCGCGGTGGCCCGGGGGCGCGCTTTCGGTGTCGCCCGGCGCGGACACCGACACGAACATGTTGTTGCCGTCGCCCAGCGGTCTCCGGTAGTCGTGCAGGAGCTGGTGGTGGGTGAAGTCCTGCCCGCCGACCTCGTCCTCGGGCACGCCGAGGAACACGACGACCGCGCCGCCCATCTCGGGTTCGTCGCGGTCGAGGTAGGGCCGGAGCCGTTCCGCGAGGTCGGGGACGACCCGCGCGGTCGTGACCGCCGGGAGCGCGCTCACCACCTGGTCGGCGTGCACCACGCCGCGGCGTGTGTGGACCTCGAAAGCCCCCGGCCTCCCGAGGACGCGTTCGACCTGGCAGCCGGTGCGCAGCTGCCCTCCCAGGCCGCGGTAGTGGTCGGTGAAGCGCCGCCAGAAGCCGCGCATGCCGCCGTGCGCGCGGGTGAGCCCCGCGCCGCGGATCGTGACGCCGAGGGCCGCGTTGATGAGCGGGGCCCGGTCGACGGTGCTGTGCACCGTGTCCTCGACCAGCATCGACAGGAGTCCGACGAGCGGCGCGTCCCCGCGCAGGCCGTGCTTGGAGAGCGCGTCGCCGAGGGTGGTGTTGAGGTGGCGGACGAGCGGGACGCCGCGCGGCCCGAGTGCGCGCAGGTTGTGCAGGGCGTCCGAGGGCCGCCGGACCGGCAGGCGCACACCGGCACGGCTCGCGTCCCAGAACACCGAGGCCAGGCGGTCGAGCCGCGCCCAGAAGGCTTGGTGCCGGGGCGTGCCTCCGAGCACGCGGAGCCGCTCGCGATGCCACGCCGCGGTGTCGCGGTAGAGGGTGACCTTCCGGTCGGGGAGCCAGCCGACATACCCCGGCAGCGCGTCCCCGGGGACCGGGGCCATGCCGATGCCGTCGAGCAGCTCCGCGCCGACCCCGCCCGGCTCGAAGTCGACCATCGTCGTCGCCCCCACGTCGAAGGAGAAGCCCCGCCGCCGGTAGTAGCCGGCGCATCCGCCCACGTGGCCGTGCGCCTCGACCACCAGCGTGGACATGCCTGCGGCCTGCAGCCGGGCCGCCGTCGCCATCCCTGCCAGGCCGCCGCCGAGCACGGCCACCTCGCAGGACGCGGGGAACCGCGTGCCCGTCCGCCGGGTGATGTGAACATCTGTTCTGAACATGTGTTCAGATTCCGCGCGCCACGGGACCGCGTCAAGGCCGGGGCGGGAACGGCGGATTCCGGCCTCGCCCAACTGCGTGATGGGCGAGGCCGGAATGGTGGACGGTCAGACGGCGCCCGGCCGACGGTGCTGCCGGAAGCTCAGCCCCGGGCGGAGGGGTCGGTCAGCAGCTTGAGCGACAGCGCCGAGGCCCACAGCCAGACGGCCGCGCCGCCGATGAACAGCAGCCGGAAGTCCTCCGCGGGGAACGCGGAGAAGCCCACGAGGAAGTAGAAGGACGGCGCCGCGACGCTGGCGGCCGTCCAGGCCGTGCGCCCCTGGCGGGCGAACCGGCGGGCGAACACCAGGCACGCCGCGCTCAGCGCCAGGCCGATTCCGACGGGCGCGAGATTGTGCAGGGCGCCGTGCCAGCTGACCTGGGCGGCGCCGTCGGGGGCGCCCGCCGGGTAGCCCTCGGCCGGGTCGGTGCGGAAGAGGCCCGCCCAGACCAGCCCGGCCCCGTAGACGGCGACCAGGCGCGGGCCCCACGTCCCGCCAGGCGAGCGGCGGTCGAGGACGCCTTTCAGCCCGGCCGCGGACGCCAGCACGAGCATGCCGCTGACCAGGAAGTTAGCGGTCTGAAGCCAGCCCTGCTCGCCGAGGCTGAGCATGCTGAGCGGGTGCCGGGCGGGATCGAACCCGGCGCGGGAGGCGTACTGGCCCGCGATCAGCAGGACGAACAGCGGTCCGGCGGCCACGCCGCAGGCGAGAGCGGCACGGGTGCGCGGGTCCAGCGGGCGGCCGCGGGTGGCGGAGCCGCTGTCGGTGAGGGTTCCGGTGGCCATGGCAATGCTCCTTCGGGTCCCCGGGGCCGCGTGCGGCGGCCCCGGACGGGAGGGGTCAGGTGTACAGGGCTTCGCCCGTCTCCAGCAGGGTCTTCAGGTCGCTGAGGGTCTGGCTCCAGCCGCCTCCGGCGTCGGGGATCCGGCCGGCGACCTGGGCCGCCGTCTGCGGCGCGCCGGTGACGTCGTGGGTCACGGTCAGCGTCGACACCCCGGTGCCGTCGTCCTCGATCTCGTAGGTGAGGCGGGTGAAGGACTCGCCCAGGTACAGGGCGCGCCAGGTCTGGACGAGCCTGCGCGGCGGGTCGGCCTCGATGACCTCGCCGTCGACGACCACGTCCGGGGCGCCGCCCTCCTTCATGACCTCGCTGGCCAGGCCCCGGAAGGCGCCGCCGGGACGCAGCTCGTACTCCACGGGCGCCTGGTAGCCGAACCTCCGCGTCCACTCCGGCTTGGTGATGGCGTCCCAGATCGCCTCGGGCGTCGCCTTGATGTACACGCGGTAGACCTGGACGGTCGTGTCCTCGGTCGTCGTCATGGTCTGCTCCAGTTCTCTTTTGAGCCCGGCCAGGGCCGCGGCGGGCCGTTCGGTGTACTTGTCGATCCACCGGTCGTGGATCAGCCGGATCGGCACCGGATTGAGGAAGTGCAGCTTCTCCCGCCCCGAGCGGCGCGTGACGACCAGCCCCGCGTCCTCCAGCACCCGCAGGTGCTTGGCGACGCCGAAGCGCGTCATCTCCAGCTCCGACTCCAGTTCGCCCTGGGTGCGCCCGTCCCGGCTGAACAGCAGATCGAGCAGGAAACGGCGGGTCGGATCCGCCAGCGCCTTGAACGCCGCATCATCGTCCGTCACACCCTCAAAATAGGTGACCAAAAGGTCACATGTCAAGCATGACCAGG carries:
- a CDS encoding TetR family transcriptional regulator; protein product: MAPRAEARRRLLEAAIRTLAVEGYGGTTARSIARTGGFAPGVIYYHFDDLEDLLLAALRHTSQARMACYEEALGSCTDATELLSRLRDLYAEDMQDQGHIDAVQELFAASSTSPRLRAELLAHVEPWADFAAAAIRRLVQGTALESLVPSRELGMMAVAMFLGLQTITHLDGDRDRIESLFRTAEPAALLWDAFARGGSPLPDK
- a CDS encoding ArsR/SmtB family transcription factor, whose amino-acid sequence is MTDDDAAFKALADPTRRFLLDLLFSRDGRTQGELESELEMTRFGVAKHLRVLEDAGLVVTRRSGREKLHFLNPVPIRLIHDRWIDKYTERPAAALAGLKRELEQTMTTTEDTTVQVYRVYIKATPEAIWDAITKPEWTRRFGYQAPVEYELRPGGAFRGLASEVMKEGGAPDVVVDGEVIEADPPRRLVQTWRALYLGESFTRLTYEIEDDGTGVSTLTVTHDVTGAPQTAAQVAGRIPDAGGGWSQTLSDLKTLLETGEALYT
- a CDS encoding phytoene desaturase family protein gives rise to the protein MFRTDVHITRRTGTRFPASCEVAVLGGGLAGMATAARLQAAGMSTLVVEAHGHVGGCAGYYRRRGFSFDVGATTMVDFEPGGVGAELLDGIGMAPVPGDALPGYVGWLPDRKVTLYRDTAAWHRERLRVLGGTPRHQAFWARLDRLASVFWDASRAGVRLPVRRPSDALHNLRALGPRGVPLVRHLNTTLGDALSKHGLRGDAPLVGLLSMLVEDTVHSTVDRAPLINAALGVTIRGAGLTRAHGGMRGFWRRFTDHYRGLGGQLRTGCQVERVLGRPGAFEVHTRRGVVHADQVVSALPAVTTARVVPDLAERLRPYLDRDEPEMGGAVVVFLGVPEDEVGGQDFTHHQLLHDYRRPLGDGNNMFVSVSAPGDTESAPPGHRAVMISTHTGLPGWQGLSGAEYETRKREIGERLVGLARRVHPSLGEHARVWDVGTPRSYERFAFRPRGAVGGAHQTPGNANQNAVPHSLGVPGLWLVGDSTWPGLGTVACALGSRIVADEVLTAARRTAARR
- a CDS encoding DUF998 domain-containing protein; translated protein: MATGTLTDSGSATRGRPLDPRTRAALACGVAAGPLFVLLIAGQYASRAGFDPARHPLSMLSLGEQGWLQTANFLVSGMLVLASAAGLKGVLDRRSPGGTWGPRLVAVYGAGLVWAGLFRTDPAEGYPAGAPDGAAQVSWHGALHNLAPVGIGLALSAACLVFARRFARQGRTAWTAASVAAPSFYFLVGFSAFPAEDFRLLFIGGAAVWLWASALSLKLLTDPSARG
- a CDS encoding fatty acid desaturase family protein; the encoded protein is MIPKLSELGADLLVTTRKRRFLTLSLPYAGVALFTAAALAGWWWLTPPIAFGIFITVVTATHDVVHRALGLGRPATEWALFLLGAVLLESGHAYRATHLQHHRTFPSDDDPEGYPADLTALGAIFYGPVFLIRLWIWAYRRADVRQRLWLLAEAAFPLAVVGAGVLFWRGLLVYATMMIVGSWVYPLLTVHLPHRHYGDTPLTQTRTLRGRVVPALFLELTYHLEHHLYPQVPSHHLASLARRLDPVLAEAGVRPWRVI